One region of Aurantimonas sp. HBX-1 genomic DNA includes:
- the recN gene encoding DNA repair protein RecN: MLVHLSIRDIVLIERLDLALAAGLSVLTGETGAGKSILLDALSLALGGRGDGGLVRHGARQGEVTAVFDIAGDHRARAMLVENGIDADGDVILRRVQSADGRTRVFVNDRPSSVALMRDLGQLLVEIHGQHDDRALIDPAAHRLLLDQYGGLQAEAEAVARAHAAWKDCEQALLQHRARVEAAQREADFLRASVEELSDLAPIAGEEEELAARRQTMMRSEKIATDVSDANEELSGHASPIPPLAGLLKRLDRRRDELPGLLDPAIERIDVALDALSEAQMALAAALRSLEFDPRALEETEERLFALRAAGRKFNVPVDDLPELTARMIGDLADVDAGEERLHRLAAEAAEKRAQFAGLAAALSEKRQVAARLLEGAVMAELPDLKLERAAFIVELASDPDRPSAAGIDSVEFFVRTNPGTRPGPMMKVASGGELSRFLLALKVALADRGSAPTLVFDEIDTGVGGAVADAIGRRLGRLAGSVQVLAVTHAPQVAARATTHLLISKASTEGGEDRVETRVATMGEAGRREEIARMLAGESVTEEARAAAARLIGADGR, from the coding sequence ATGCTGGTTCACCTTTCGATCCGTGACATCGTTCTCATCGAACGGCTCGACCTCGCCCTCGCGGCGGGACTTTCGGTGCTGACCGGCGAGACCGGCGCCGGCAAGTCGATCCTGCTCGATGCGCTGTCGCTCGCCCTCGGCGGCCGCGGCGACGGCGGGCTGGTGCGCCATGGCGCCAGGCAGGGCGAGGTGACGGCGGTCTTCGACATCGCCGGCGATCATCGCGCCCGCGCCATGCTTGTCGAGAATGGCATCGACGCCGATGGCGACGTGATCCTGCGCCGCGTGCAGAGCGCCGACGGGCGCACGCGCGTGTTCGTCAACGACCGGCCGTCCAGCGTCGCGCTGATGCGCGACCTCGGCCAGCTGCTGGTCGAGATCCACGGCCAGCACGACGACCGGGCGCTGATCGACCCGGCCGCGCATCGCCTGCTGCTCGACCAGTACGGCGGCCTGCAGGCCGAGGCCGAGGCGGTGGCCCGCGCCCATGCCGCCTGGAAGGATTGCGAGCAGGCGCTGCTCCAGCACCGCGCCCGCGTCGAGGCGGCGCAGCGCGAGGCGGACTTCCTGCGCGCCTCGGTCGAGGAGCTGTCGGATCTCGCGCCGATCGCCGGCGAGGAGGAGGAACTCGCGGCACGGCGCCAGACGATGATGCGCTCGGAGAAGATCGCCACCGACGTCAGCGACGCCAACGAGGAGCTTTCCGGCCATGCCTCGCCGATCCCGCCGCTGGCGGGGCTCTTGAAGCGCCTCGACCGTCGCCGCGACGAGCTGCCGGGCCTGCTCGATCCCGCGATCGAGCGGATCGACGTGGCGCTCGACGCGCTGTCGGAGGCGCAGATGGCGCTGGCGGCGGCGCTGCGCTCGCTGGAGTTCGACCCGCGGGCGCTGGAGGAGACTGAGGAACGGCTGTTCGCGCTGCGGGCGGCGGGCCGCAAGTTCAACGTGCCGGTGGACGACCTGCCGGAGCTCACCGCCCGGATGATCGGCGATCTCGCGGATGTCGACGCGGGCGAGGAGCGCCTGCACCGGCTGGCGGCGGAGGCGGCGGAGAAGCGCGCGCAGTTCGCCGGCCTTGCCGCGGCCCTGTCGGAGAAGCGCCAGGTCGCCGCGCGGTTGCTCGAAGGCGCGGTGATGGCGGAGCTGCCCGACCTCAAGCTCGAACGCGCCGCCTTCATCGTCGAGTTGGCGAGCGACCCGGACCGCCCGTCGGCCGCCGGCATCGACAGCGTCGAGTTCTTCGTGCGCACCAATCCCGGCACGCGCCCCGGCCCGATGATGAAGGTCGCGTCGGGCGGCGAGCTGTCGCGCTTCCTGCTGGCGCTGAAGGTGGCGCTGGCCGACCGCGGCTCGGCGCCGACCCTCGTCTTCGACGAGATCGACACCGGCGTCGGCGGCGCAGTGGCGGATGCGATCGGGCGGCGGCTGGGCCGGCTGGCGGGCTCCGTCCAGGTTCTCGCGGTGACCCACGCGCCGCAGGTCGCCGCGCGCGCCACGACGCATCTGCTGATCTCCAAGGCCAGCACCGAAGGCGGCGAGGACCGGGTCGAGACCCGCGTCGCCACGATGGGCGAGGCCGGGCGGCGCGAGGAGATCGCGCGGATGCTCGCCGGCGAGAGCGTCACCGAGGAGGCCCGGGCCGCCGCGGCCCGGCTGATCGGCGCCGACGGGCGCTAG
- a CDS encoding NAD(P)/FAD-dependent oxidoreductase, producing MAHHRVILIAGAGPVGLAAAVELTRRGLPVRIIDAGEGPTPPEQSRALGTLPTTLAILAASGVSARLLAEGARITGADVARDGHRLFSIEVSAARTPTPFILSLPQGRTERIMVEWLAAHGVGVEWNLALEDIVDTHKPRAILANGETVAARAVVGCDGVHSRVREAVGIPWRGEGYPGVFSLADVRFSAPIDPTRAKVNIRSGIGGSALLPFGPHAGRYIGLGGDPEALYNGVSGIEAVTWTSRFSVAFRRAERMAKGRVFLAGDAAHVHSPVGGRGMNLGIWDAATLAFLLAEGRETEYETKRLPVVDEVLKVTRQMTDMVSRPGGPMLWLLPFAMPLVTRVPTVARRIAERALALDLPQPEWLAADYGMNRDAG from the coding sequence ATGGCGCATCACCGCGTGATCCTGATCGCCGGGGCGGGGCCGGTGGGACTCGCCGCCGCGGTCGAGCTGACCCGCCGCGGCCTGCCGGTGCGGATCATCGACGCCGGGGAGGGGCCGACGCCGCCCGAACAGTCGCGGGCGCTCGGAACCCTGCCGACGACACTGGCGATCCTCGCCGCATCCGGGGTTTCGGCGCGGCTGCTCGCCGAAGGTGCCCGTATCACCGGCGCCGACGTCGCCCGCGACGGGCACCGGCTGTTTTCCATCGAGGTTTCCGCGGCGCGCACGCCGACGCCTTTCATTCTGTCGCTGCCCCAGGGCCGGACCGAGCGGATCATGGTCGAGTGGCTGGCGGCGCACGGCGTCGGGGTGGAGTGGAACCTCGCGCTGGAGGACATCGTCGACACGCACAAGCCGCGGGCGATCCTCGCCAATGGCGAGACCGTCGCGGCGCGCGCCGTGGTCGGCTGCGACGGCGTGCATTCCCGGGTGCGCGAGGCGGTCGGCATCCCCTGGCGCGGGGAGGGCTATCCGGGCGTCTTCTCGCTGGCCGACGTGCGCTTTTCGGCGCCGATCGATCCGACGCGCGCCAAGGTCAACATCCGCTCCGGCATCGGCGGCTCGGCGCTGCTGCCGTTCGGGCCGCATGCCGGCCGCTATATCGGCCTCGGGGGCGACCCCGAGGCGCTCTACAACGGGGTGTCCGGGATCGAGGCGGTGACCTGGACGTCGCGCTTCAGCGTCGCATTCCGGCGCGCCGAGCGCATGGCCAAGGGACGGGTGTTCCTGGCGGGGGACGCCGCCCACGTGCATTCGCCGGTCGGCGGGCGCGGCATGAATCTCGGCATCTGGGACGCGGCGACGCTGGCCTTCCTGCTCGCCGAGGGCCGCGAGACCGAATACGAGACCAAGCGGCTGCCGGTGGTCGACGAGGTGCTGAAGGTGACCCGCCAGATGACCGACATGGTCAGCCGGCCGGGGGGTCCCATGCTGTGGCTCCTGCCCTTCGCCATGCCGCTGGTGACCCGCGTGCCGACGGTCGCGCGGCGGATCGCCGAACGGGCGCTGGCGCTCGACCTGCCGCAGCCGGAATGGCTGGCGGCGGACTACGGAATGAACAGGGACGCGGGATGA
- the ligA gene encoding NAD-dependent DNA ligase LigA has protein sequence MSDTPVEELTETDAAAELERLAHEIAAHDRRYYAEDAPTVSDAEYDALRRRNSAIEARFPGLIREDSPSARVGTEVSDKFGKIRHSIPMLSLDNAFSDEDVADFAKRVRRFLKLDEAAPLGITAEPKIDGLSLSLRYEQGELVSAATRGDGTTGEDVTRNARTVSDIPNRLKGSVPDVFEVRGEVYMSHAGFAALNASQAEEGKPIYANPRNAAAGSLRQLDAGITRRRKLNFFAYAWGEASEVPGDTQMAVVAAMKAMGFPTLDLMQRFETIEGLIAHYHRIEEGRAGLGYDIDGVVYKVDDLALQKRLGFVSRSPRWAIAHKFPAEQATTVLRDIEIQVGRTGALTPVAKLDPVTVGGVVVQNATLHNAEEIERLDVRVGDTVQIQRAGDVIPQVLGIVPDKRPKGAKPFAFPDTCPCELKTPVVREETASGAQSVVRRCTGEFACPFQRREHLKLFVSRKAFDIDGLGEKQIDLFYDDPDFRVRTPADIFRMRDRDAASLKKLKDKEGFGEVSARNLFEAIEARRTIALDRLIFSLGIRHVGEATAKTLARAYGSFDAFHVAALKVAEGDAEAAAEMDALEDIGGAVITAVARFFSEEHNRRLVEELVRELTIETVEKPAATSPVSGQTIVFTGSLERMTRDEAKAMAEALGAKVAGSVSKKTDLVVAGPGAGSKLKKAAEFEVEVIDEDAWFERIGRGGEAG, from the coding sequence ATGAGCGACACGCCGGTCGAGGAACTGACGGAGACCGATGCCGCCGCGGAGCTGGAACGGCTGGCGCATGAGATCGCCGCGCACGACCGGCGCTACTACGCCGAGGACGCGCCGACTGTCTCGGACGCCGAGTACGACGCGCTGCGGCGCCGCAACAGCGCCATCGAAGCGCGGTTTCCCGGCCTGATCCGGGAAGACTCGCCGTCCGCCCGGGTCGGCACCGAGGTGTCGGACAAGTTCGGCAAGATCCGCCATTCCATCCCGATGCTGTCGCTGGACAACGCCTTCTCCGACGAGGACGTCGCGGACTTCGCCAAGCGCGTGCGGCGCTTCCTGAAGCTCGACGAGGCGGCGCCGCTGGGGATCACTGCGGAGCCGAAGATCGACGGCCTGTCGCTGTCGCTGCGCTACGAGCAGGGCGAGCTGGTTTCGGCGGCGACGCGCGGCGACGGCACCACCGGCGAGGACGTCACCCGCAACGCCCGCACCGTGTCCGACATCCCGAACCGGCTGAAAGGGTCCGTGCCGGACGTCTTCGAGGTGCGCGGCGAGGTCTATATGAGCCATGCCGGCTTTGCGGCGCTCAATGCGAGCCAGGCCGAGGAAGGCAAGCCGATCTACGCCAACCCGCGCAACGCCGCGGCCGGGTCGCTGCGCCAGCTCGACGCCGGCATCACAAGGCGCCGCAAGCTGAACTTCTTCGCCTATGCCTGGGGCGAGGCGAGCGAGGTGCCGGGCGACACGCAGATGGCGGTCGTCGCGGCAATGAAGGCGATGGGCTTTCCGACGCTCGACCTGATGCAGCGCTTCGAGACGATCGAGGGGCTGATCGCGCATTACCACCGGATCGAGGAGGGCAGGGCCGGGCTCGGCTACGACATCGACGGCGTGGTCTACAAGGTCGACGACCTCGCGCTGCAGAAGCGGCTCGGCTTCGTCTCGCGCTCGCCGCGCTGGGCGATCGCCCACAAGTTTCCCGCCGAGCAGGCGACAACGGTGCTGCGCGACATCGAGATCCAGGTCGGGCGCACAGGCGCGCTGACGCCGGTCGCCAAGCTGGATCCGGTGACGGTCGGCGGCGTCGTCGTCCAGAACGCCACGCTGCACAATGCCGAGGAGATCGAGCGGCTCGACGTGCGGGTCGGCGACACGGTGCAGATCCAGCGGGCCGGCGACGTGATCCCGCAGGTGCTCGGCATCGTCCCCGACAAGCGGCCGAAGGGCGCCAAGCCGTTCGCATTTCCCGACACCTGCCCGTGCGAGCTGAAGACGCCGGTGGTGCGCGAGGAGACGGCGTCTGGCGCGCAGAGCGTCGTGCGCCGCTGCACCGGCGAGTTCGCTTGCCCGTTCCAGCGGCGCGAGCACCTGAAGCTGTTCGTCTCCCGCAAGGCCTTCGACATCGACGGCCTCGGCGAGAAGCAGATCGACCTGTTCTACGACGACCCGGACTTTCGCGTCCGCACGCCCGCCGACATCTTCAGGATGCGGGATCGCGACGCCGCCTCGCTGAAGAAGCTGAAGGACAAGGAAGGCTTCGGCGAGGTCTCGGCCCGCAACCTGTTCGAGGCGATCGAGGCACGGCGGACGATCGCGCTCGACCGGCTGATCTTCTCGCTGGGCATACGGCATGTCGGCGAGGCGACGGCGAAGACGCTGGCCCGCGCCTATGGCAGCTTCGACGCCTTCCACGTGGCGGCGCTGAAGGTCGCCGAGGGGGACGCCGAGGCCGCCGCCGAGATGGATGCGCTGGAGGATATCGGCGGGGCGGTGATCACCGCGGTGGCGCGGTTCTTCTCCGAGGAGCACAACCGCCGGCTGGTCGAGGAGCTGGTGCGCGAACTCACCATCGAGACGGTCGAGAAGCCCGCCGCGACTTCGCCGGTTTCCGGCCAGACCATCGTGTTCACCGGCTCGCTGGAGCGCATGACCCGCGACGAGGCGAAGGCCATGGCCGAGGCCCTGGGGGCCAAGGTGGCGGGCTCGGTGTCGAAGAAGACCGATCTGGTCGTCGCCGGCCCCGGCGCCGGCTCGAAGCTCAAGAAGGCGGCGGAATTCGAAGTCGAGGTGATCGACGAGGATGCCTGGTTCGAGCGGATCGGACGGGGCGGCGAGGCGGGCTGA
- a CDS encoding DUF1989 domain-containing protein has translation MSAVAGSQRIAPRSGTAFELKAGEELIVIDPEGGQVADLLAVSSADIREMLSSGRTLDYAERIYLTTGDKLYSNRSNVMLEIVEDTVGRHDFLLTPCSEATFRLCYDDEPPHQGCHGNLANALAPYGVTDDAIPVAFNCFMNVPVDGETGRFKVLPPLSRAGDHIAFRAEMDLVIGLTACSAPASNGGSFKPIHYRIVAKEAAREALAG, from the coding sequence GTGAGCGCCGTCGCGGGCAGCCAGCGCATCGCGCCGCGCAGCGGCACCGCCTTCGAGCTGAAGGCGGGCGAGGAACTCATCGTCATCGACCCGGAAGGCGGCCAGGTTGCCGACCTGCTGGCGGTCTCCAGCGCAGACATCCGCGAGATGCTGTCGTCCGGCCGGACGCTCGATTACGCCGAGCGCATCTATCTCACCACCGGCGACAAGCTCTATTCGAACCGCTCGAACGTCATGCTGGAGATCGTCGAGGATACGGTCGGCCGTCACGACTTCCTGCTGACGCCGTGCAGCGAGGCGACCTTTCGCCTCTGCTACGACGACGAGCCGCCGCACCAGGGCTGCCACGGCAACCTCGCCAACGCTCTGGCGCCGTATGGCGTCACCGACGACGCCATCCCGGTCGCCTTCAACTGCTTCATGAATGTCCCGGTCGACGGCGAGACCGGCCGCTTCAAGGTCCTGCCGCCGCTCAGCCGGGCGGGCGACCACATCGCCTTCCGGGCGGAGATGGACCTCGTCATCGGCCTCACCGCCTGCTCGGCCCCGGCCAGCAACGGCGGCAGCTTCAAGCCGATCCACTACCGGATCGTCGCGAAGGAAGCGGCCCGGGAAGCGTTGGCGGGCTGA
- the gntA gene encoding guanitoxin biosynthesis heme-dependent pre-guanitoxin N-hydroxylase GntA has protein sequence MPSTHSVNDDTAASPLETELRSFIMDQGFPCVGAKSALQRGRMTIHTARSIDSAWNDVEIQDRLMNFAWEYSQEPMLFTSFAVIFEGPYDLTEEAFEQSLWTRIQSLADKDAWRGQKHDPRVSSDPADQHFSLSFGGEAFFVVGLHPKASRPARRFAHPTMVFNLHNQFEMLREANRYEKLRESIIDRDVKLAGDPNPMLARHGTISEARQYSGRAVGPEWTCPFSRKPEAVLPVANEETPDVRRAS, from the coding sequence ATGCCCAGTACCCATAGCGTCAACGACGATACCGCCGCATCGCCGCTCGAGACCGAGCTGCGCAGCTTCATCATGGACCAGGGCTTTCCCTGCGTCGGCGCCAAGTCGGCGCTGCAACGCGGCCGCATGACCATCCACACGGCCCGCAGCATCGACAGCGCCTGGAACGACGTCGAGATCCAGGACAGGCTGATGAACTTCGCCTGGGAATACAGCCAGGAGCCGATGCTGTTCACCAGCTTCGCGGTGATCTTCGAGGGGCCCTACGACCTGACCGAGGAAGCCTTCGAACAGAGCCTGTGGACCCGCATCCAGTCGCTGGCCGACAAGGACGCCTGGCGCGGCCAGAAGCACGATCCGCGTGTCAGTTCGGACCCGGCCGACCAGCATTTCTCCCTCAGCTTCGGCGGCGAGGCGTTCTTCGTGGTCGGCCTGCATCCCAAGGCCAGCCGCCCGGCCCGGCGCTTTGCCCACCCGACGATGGTGTTCAACCTGCACAACCAGTTCGAGATGCTGCGCGAGGCGAACCGCTACGAGAAGCTGCGCGAGTCGATCATCGACCGCGACGTGAAGCTCGCCGGCGACCCGAACCCGATGCTCGCCCGGCACGGCACCATCTCCGAGGCGCGCCAGTACAGCGGCCGCGCCGTGGGCCCGGAGTGGACCTGCCCGTTCTCGCGCAAGCCGGAGGCGGTCCTGCCCGTCGCCAACGAGGAAACCCCGGACGTCAGGCGCGCCTCGTGA
- the fghA gene encoding S-formylglutathione hydrolase — METVSTAKAFGGTQGVYRHASAATGTDMTFAVYVPEHAPGAKLPVVWYLSGLTCTHANVMDKGEYRRACAELGLIFVAPDTSPRGDGVPDDADAAYDFGLGAGFYVDATQEPFAKNYRMWSYVTEELPALVAAEFPADTARQSILGHSMGGHGALTIGLTYPDRYKAVSAFAPIVAPSEVPWGQKALPAYLGDDRAAWRQHDAVALIEDGARVADLLVDQGEADNFLAAQLQPERLEKACAEAGIPLTLRRQPGYDHSYFFISTFMADHLGWHAERLKN, encoded by the coding sequence ATGGAAACCGTCTCGACGGCGAAAGCCTTCGGCGGCACGCAGGGCGTCTATCGCCATGCGTCCGCCGCCACCGGCACCGACATGACCTTCGCGGTCTACGTGCCGGAGCATGCGCCGGGGGCGAAGCTGCCGGTAGTCTGGTATCTGTCCGGTCTCACCTGCACCCACGCCAACGTGATGGACAAGGGCGAGTATCGACGCGCCTGCGCCGAGCTCGGCCTGATCTTCGTCGCGCCCGACACCAGCCCGCGCGGCGACGGCGTGCCGGACGATGCGGACGCCGCCTATGATTTCGGTCTCGGCGCCGGCTTCTACGTCGACGCGACGCAGGAGCCCTTCGCGAAGAACTACCGCATGTGGTCCTACGTCACCGAGGAACTGCCGGCGCTCGTCGCTGCCGAGTTCCCGGCGGATACGGCGCGCCAGTCGATCCTCGGCCATTCCATGGGCGGCCACGGCGCGCTGACCATCGGCCTGACCTATCCGGATCGCTACAAGGCGGTCTCCGCCTTCGCGCCGATTGTCGCACCCAGCGAGGTGCCCTGGGGCCAGAAGGCCCTGCCGGCCTATCTCGGCGACGACCGCGCGGCCTGGCGCCAGCACGACGCGGTGGCGCTGATCGAGGATGGCGCCCGGGTCGCCGACCTTCTGGTCGACCAGGGCGAGGCGGACAACTTCCTCGCCGCGCAGCTCCAGCCGGAACGCCTGGAGAAGGCCTGCGCCGAGGCCGGCATTCCGCTGACGCTGCGCCGCCAGCCGGGCTACGACCACAGCTACTTCTTCATCTCGACCTTCATGGCCGACCATCTCGGCTGGCATGCCGAGCGGCTGAAGAACTAG
- a CDS encoding S-(hydroxymethyl)glutathione dehydrogenase/class III alcohol dehydrogenase, translating into MKTRAAVAFEAKKPLEIVELDLEGPKAGEVLVEIMATGICHTDAYTLDGLDSEGLFPSVLGHEGAGIVREVGAGVTYVKPGDHVIPLYTPECRQCKSCLSGKTNLCTAIRATQGKGLMPDGTTRFSYKGQAIHHYMGCSTFSNFTVLPEIAVAKIRQDAPFKTACYCGCGVTTGVGAVVNTAKVTPGSNVVVFGLGGIGLNVIQGARLVGADKIVGVDINPDKEEWGRRFGMTHFVNPKEIEGDIVQHLVGLTDGGADYTFDCTGNTTVMRQALEACHRGWGVSVVIGVAESGKEISTRPFQLVTGRVWKGSAFGGARGRTDTPKIVDWYMDGKIQIDPMITHTLTLEEINKGFDLMHEGKSIRSVVVF; encoded by the coding sequence ATGAAGACCAGAGCCGCCGTGGCGTTCGAGGCCAAGAAACCACTCGAGATCGTCGAGCTCGACCTGGAAGGCCCGAAGGCCGGCGAGGTGCTGGTCGAGATCATGGCAACCGGCATCTGCCACACCGACGCCTACACGCTCGACGGACTCGATTCCGAGGGCCTGTTCCCGTCCGTCCTCGGCCATGAGGGCGCGGGCATCGTGCGCGAGGTCGGCGCCGGCGTCACCTATGTGAAGCCCGGGGACCACGTGATCCCGCTCTACACGCCGGAATGCCGCCAGTGTAAGTCGTGCCTCTCCGGCAAGACCAATCTCTGCACCGCGATCCGCGCCACCCAGGGCAAGGGCCTGATGCCGGACGGCACCACGCGCTTCTCCTACAAGGGCCAGGCGATCCATCACTACATGGGCTGCTCGACCTTCTCGAACTTCACCGTGCTGCCCGAGATCGCCGTCGCCAAGATCCGCCAGGACGCGCCGTTCAAGACCGCCTGCTACTGCGGCTGCGGCGTCACCACAGGCGTCGGCGCCGTGGTCAACACCGCCAAGGTGACCCCCGGTTCCAACGTCGTCGTCTTCGGCCTCGGCGGCATCGGCCTCAACGTCATCCAGGGCGCCCGCCTCGTCGGAGCCGACAAGATTGTCGGCGTGGACATCAATCCGGACAAGGAAGAATGGGGCCGCCGCTTCGGCATGACGCATTTCGTCAATCCGAAGGAGATCGAGGGCGACATCGTCCAGCATCTCGTCGGCCTGACCGACGGCGGCGCCGACTACACGTTCGACTGCACCGGCAACACCACGGTCATGCGCCAGGCGCTCGAGGCCTGCCATCGCGGCTGGGGCGTCTCGGTGGTCATCGGGGTGGCGGAATCCGGCAAGGAGATCTCCACAAGGCCGTTCCAGCTGGTCACCGGCCGGGTCTGGAAGGGCTCGGCCTTCGGCGGCGCGCGCGGTCGCACCGATACGCCGAAGATCGTCGACTGGTACATGGACGGCAAGATCCAGATCGACCCGATGATCACCCACACGCTGACGCTGGAGGAGATCAACAAGGGCTTCGACCTGATGCACGAGGGCAAGTCGATCCGCTCCGTCGTGGTCTTCTGA
- a CDS encoding YbjN domain-containing protein has protein sequence MSSSPPRFLRTGLTVLWMLAGTAGLAIAQPAETPAAPAITDPGAQPADIIAANDVAAITEIARGYGEADAIAAGNGDPVITGQMNGIGYQIFFLECAANRDCKVLDFYAIWDTPGVQLETINEWNRSQPFNKAYLGEDGLPVIELNLSLVGGLTRPQLVDAFDRWAVALAEFQRSVVEAAL, from the coding sequence ATGTCCTCCAGTCCGCCGCGCTTCCTGCGCACCGGCCTCACTGTCCTGTGGATGCTCGCCGGCACGGCGGGGCTGGCGATCGCGCAGCCGGCCGAGACGCCGGCCGCGCCGGCGATCACCGATCCCGGCGCGCAGCCTGCGGACATCATCGCGGCGAACGACGTCGCGGCCATCACCGAGATCGCCCGCGGCTACGGCGAGGCCGACGCAATCGCGGCGGGCAACGGCGACCCGGTGATCACCGGCCAGATGAACGGCATCGGCTACCAGATCTTCTTTCTCGAATGCGCCGCGAACCGCGACTGCAAGGTGCTGGATTTCTACGCCATCTGGGACACGCCGGGCGTGCAGCTGGAAACCATCAACGAGTGGAATCGCTCCCAGCCGTTCAACAAGGCCTATCTCGGCGAGGACGGGCTGCCGGTGATCGAGCTCAACCTGTCGCTGGTCGGCGGGCTGACGCGGCCGCAACTGGTCGATGCCTTCGACCGCTGGGCCGTCGCCCTGGCGGAATTCCAGCGTTCGGTCGTCGAGGCGGCGCTGTAG
- a CDS encoding AzlC family ABC transporter permease: MTHSARLEIRAALRQLLPVMLAVTPFGMVYGAVAVAEGLTVWQAMGFSVALYAGASQLAALQMIGVGAPIWSVLLTVVALNFRHVLYSASVGRHLTRFNPLEKAAAFFLLTDPMFGAAEARALQQPLTKTFYFAYGILLYLNWIGSTLVGAVFGSMIGDAERFGLDFVLPVYFLSLLMTFRARNAFYLVALSSAAVSLLVYATLGPPWHVTLGGLAGIAVAAIAPPKRQAEAGAGDE; the protein is encoded by the coding sequence TTGACCCATTCCGCCCGCCTGGAGATTCGCGCCGCCTTGCGCCAGCTGCTGCCGGTGATGCTGGCGGTCACGCCGTTCGGCATGGTCTATGGCGCCGTCGCCGTGGCGGAGGGCTTAACCGTGTGGCAGGCGATGGGGTTCTCCGTCGCGCTCTATGCCGGCGCCTCGCAGCTGGCGGCGCTGCAGATGATCGGCGTCGGCGCGCCGATATGGTCGGTGCTCCTGACGGTGGTGGCGCTGAACTTCCGGCACGTGCTGTATTCGGCGTCGGTCGGCCGGCATCTCACCCGCTTCAACCCGCTGGAGAAGGCCGCGGCGTTCTTCCTGCTCACCGATCCGATGTTCGGCGCGGCGGAGGCGCGGGCGCTGCAGCAGCCGCTGACCAAGACCTTCTACTTCGCCTACGGCATCCTGCTCTATCTCAACTGGATCGGCTCGACCCTGGTCGGCGCGGTGTTCGGCTCGATGATCGGGGATGCGGAGCGCTTCGGGCTGGATTTCGTCCTGCCGGTGTATTTCCTGTCGCTGCTGATGACCTTCCGGGCCCGCAACGCCTTCTATCTCGTGGCGCTGAGCAGCGCCGCCGTGTCGCTGCTCGTCTATGCGACGCTCGGGCCCCCCTGGCACGTGACGCTCGGCGGGCTGGCCGGCATCGCCGTCGCGGCGATCGCACCGCCGAAGCGGCAGGCGGAGGCGGGGGCGGGGGATGAGTGA
- a CDS encoding AzlD family protein produces the protein MSDIWLIIPLAGLLTYLTRASGHLLLARFGRIPPRLDAALNAVPAAVLTTIVTPVLVSGGWPERVAIVICIALSLRLPLIATVAIGTAMVALARAAGF, from the coding sequence ATGAGTGATATCTGGCTGATCATCCCGCTGGCCGGCCTGCTGACCTACCTGACGCGGGCCAGCGGACATCTCCTGCTGGCGCGCTTCGGGCGCATTCCGCCGCGGCTCGACGCGGCGCTGAATGCCGTGCCGGCCGCCGTGCTGACCACCATCGTGACGCCGGTGCTGGTGTCGGGCGGATGGCCGGAGCGCGTGGCGATCGTCATCTGCATCGCGCTGTCGCTGCGCCTGCCGCTGATCGCCACCGTCGCGATCGGAACCGCGATGGTCGCGCTCGCCCGCGCCGCGGGCTTCTGA